A genome region from Cucumis sativus cultivar 9930 chromosome 4, Cucumber_9930_V3, whole genome shotgun sequence includes the following:
- the LOC101204494 gene encoding cytochrome P450 85A, with protein MGLAMVIVGLFLLLCFCAALLRRNEVRYIKNGLPPGTMGWPVFGETSEFLKQGPNFMNSKRARYGSFFKSHILGSPTVVSMDPEVNRYILMNESKGLVAGYPQSMLDILGKCNIAAVHGDAHKLMRGALLAIVSPTMIKDRLLLQVDEFMRSHLRNWDSQIIDIQEKTKQMAFWTSLKQTTSIESGPLWESFTIEFFKLVLGTFSLPIDLPGTNYRIGVQARNNIVKLLRQLINERGNSKIQKDDMLGYLLSEENKYKLNEEQIIDQVITVFYSGYETVSTTSMMAVKFLHDHPKVLQQLREEHLALREKKNPKDPIDWDDFKAMEFTRAVIFETSRLATVVNGVLRKTTKDLEVNGFLIPKGWRIYVYNREINYDPFLYSEPYTFNPWRWLDKSLESHNYFFLFGGGIRLCPGKELGIAEVSTFLHYFVTKYRWEEVGECKLLKFPRVKARNGFHIRVSSY; from the exons ATGGGCTTAGCCATGGTGATTGTTGGTCTGTTTTTACTCCTCTGTTTTTGCGCTGCTTTACTCCGACGGAATGAAGTTCGATACATAAAAAATGGATTGCCTCCTGGTACAATGGGTTGGCCTGTTTTTGGTGAAACCTCTGAGTTTCTTAAACAAGGTCCGAATTTTATGAATTCTAAAAGAGCAAG GTATGGGAGCTTTTTCAAATCACATATTTTGGGATCTCCTACGGTTGTTTCTATGGATCCAGAGGttaatagatatattttaatgaatgaaTCTAAAGGACTCGTCGCTGGTTATCCTCAATCTATGCTTGATATACTTGGAAAATGCAATATCGCTGCCGTACACGGCGACGCTCATAAGCTTATGAGAGGTGCTCTACTTGCTATTGTTAGTCCCACCATGATTAAAgatcgtcttcttcttcaagttgATGAGTTTATGAGATCCCATTTGCGTAATTGGGATAGCCAAATCATTGATattcaagaaaaaactaaacag ATGGCTTTCTGGACATCTTTGAAGCAGACTACCAGTATCGAATCCGGTCCATTATGGGAATCTTTCACCATAGAATTCTTTAAGCTCGTCCTGGGCACTTTCTCGCTCCCAATCGATCTTCCAGGCACGAATTACCGTATAGGAGTTCAGGCAAGGAATAACATAGTAAAGCTATTGAGGCAGCTGATTAATGAGAGAGGAAATTCAAAGATTCAAAAAGATGACATGCTTGGATATTTATTGAGTGAAGAGaacaaatataaactaaatgaGGAACAGATTATTGATCAAGTCATTACTGTTTTCTATTCTGGTTATGAAACTGTTTCAACAACTTCAATGATGGCTGTAAAGTTCCTTCATGATCATCCCAAAGTTCTTCAGCAACTCAGA GAAGAACATTTAGCAttaagagagaagaaaaatccCAAGGACCCGATCGATTGGGATGATTTTAAAGCAATGGAGTTCACTCGTGCg GTAATTTTTGAAACATCAAGGCTAGCTACTGTTGTTAATGGAGTTTTGAGGAAAACTACAAAGGATTTGGAAGTAAATG GGTTTCTAATTCCCAAGGGATGGAGGATTTATGTGTATAATCGAGAGATAAACTATGACCCTTTTCTCTATTCCGAACCATACACTTTCAACCCTTGGAGATGGCTG GACAAAAGCTTAGAGTcccataattattttttcctctttgGCGGTGGAATTAGGCTTTGTCCTGGCAAAGAATTGGGAATTGCAGAGGTTTCTACATTTTTACATTACTTTGTAACTAAATACAG GTGGGAAGAAGTTGGAGAATGTAAGCTCTTGAAATTTCCAAGAGTTAAAGCTCGGAATGGGTTTCACATTAGGGTTTCATCCTACTGA
- the LOC101205701 gene encoding LEAF RUST 10 DISEASE-RESISTANCE LOCUS RECEPTOR-LIKE PROTEIN KINASE-like 2.4, whose amino-acid sequence MIIYIRRRKRLSTKSSSISNRKKYGIDSIINYGPKRYHYSEIKKMTNSFSTKIGEGGYGIVYQGKLLDGTLVAIKVLKLSKANGEDFINEVMSISRTSHVNIVGLLGFCYTSRKAALIYEFMANGSLDRFMSRSHNHEMKMLHRIVTGVARGLEYLHCGCSTRIVHFDIKPQNILLDEDSNPKISDFGLAKLCKRKVSAISMLGTRGTAGFIAPEVFSPAFGIVSYKSDVYSYGMLVLDLVLGGIRNNPNRSRLLSDDDSEMYFPNWVFKNIEMSKSIRMRQSLMEEEEEEMEKKMTMIGLWCIQTSPIDRPTMSRVLEMLEGSIHSLQMPPRPLLVAPNMATQQSTSESLSYI is encoded by the coding sequence atGATCATATACATTCGTAGAAGAAAAAGGCTATCAACCAAAAGTTCATCAATATCCAATAGAAAAAAGTATGGTATAGATTCCATAATAAACTATGGACCAAAGAGATACCATTACTCagagataaagaaaatgacaaactCTTTCTCAACAAAAATAGGTGAAGGTGGATATGGCATTGTCTATCAAGGCAAACTTCTTGATGGTACTCTTGTAGccataaaagttttaaagttATCGAAAGCCAATGGTGAAGATTTCATAAATGAAGTTATGAGTATTAGTAGAACTTCACATGTCAATATAGTTGGTCTTTTAGGGTTCTGTTATACCTCAAGGAAAGCAGCtctaatttatgaatttatggCCAATGGATCACTTGATAGATTCATGTCAAGAAGTCACAATCATGAGATGAAAATGCTTCATAGAATTGTGACAGGTGTGGCAAGAGGATTAGAGTATTTACATTGTGGTTGTAGTACAAGGATAGTGCATTTTGATATAAAGCCACAAAACATTCTCTTGGATGAAGATTCAAACCCTAAAATCTCTGATTTTGGCCTTGCAAAGctttgcaaaagaaaagtgagTGCAATTTCAATGTTAGGAACTCGAGGAACAGCTGGATTTATCGCACCAGAAGTTTTTAGTCCTGCATTTGGAATCGTGTCGTACAAATCTGATGTGTATAGTTATGGGATGTTAGTTCTTGATCTTGTATTGGGAGGAATAAGAAATAATCCTAACCGTTCAAGATTGTTATCCGATGATGATAGTGAAATGTACTTTCCAAATTGGGTATTCAAGAATATTGAAATGAGTAAGAGTATAAGAATGAGACAAAGTTTgatggaggaagaagaagaagaaatggaaaagaaaatgactatGATAGGTTTATGGTGCATTCAAACATCTCCCATAGATAGGCCTACAATGAGTAGAGTTTTGGAGATGTTAGAAGGCAGCATTCACTCCTTGCAAATGCCTCCAAGACCTTTATTGGTTGCTCCTAATATGGCAACCCAACAATCTACTTCTGAATCGCTATCATATATATGA
- the LOC101205225 gene encoding LEAF RUST 10 DISEASE-RESISTANCE LOCUS RECEPTOR-LIKE PROTEIN KINASE-like 1.4 isoform X1 produces MKNNFLTFFSSSLFLIILNISPSFCTYKDYCSAVFNCGEIVDVGFPFWGKDRPPSCGVPDLKLTCDNNVVRIDIMQVKYRVLQVDERTKTLRIARDDYFEGICPEDHLKNTTLDPNLFEISNGYVNLTLLYGCHSSLLVVPSHLRFGCPIHGDGFVKLGEEMGLWGCKASVVVPVRGDEGILVGVLKMEEAIREGFELKWKVDDGGCGSDCTDSGGFCGYDLKLRRGVCLCESGFSSSPVEVCRRDGGVATHDSSAFAANSGENRSNKTSLIVGLSIGGATVLGLCLGCFVFCTTQRNKKRVMKLKSKDLPSPPSSGGIPTPSTFRSSSIPSYPYSRSNIENGSSYFGAQVFTYAELEEATHNFDRSRELGDGGYGTVYFGTLKDGRTVAVKRLYENNYKRVQQFTNEVEILSKLQHPNLVKLYGCTSRQSQGLLLVYEYISNGTVADHLHGKQANSGLLTWSVRLKIAIETANALAYLHRKDIIHRDVKTNNILLDNNFKVKVADFGLSRLFPINVTHVSTAPQGTPGYVDPEYYQCYQLTDKSDVYSFGVVLVELISSLQAVDVNRNRDDINLSNMAINRIHNQALADLVDPDLGFERDYAVRSMIKSVAELAYRCLQQTRDARPSMDEVVEALRELENEEVAARKAEVLVDLGSDNVRLLRNTSSPQSPESGPVTDKWMKVLNRTT; encoded by the exons ATGAAGAATAACTTCTTGaccttcttctcttcctcacTCTTTCTCATAATCTTAAATATCTCTCCATCTTTCTGCACATACAAAGATTATTGCTCCGCCGTGTTCAACTGCGGGGAGATTGTTGACGTTGGCTTCCCTTTTTGGGGCAAAGATCGTCCGCCAAGCTGCGGAGTTCCTGATTTGAAGCTCACCTGCGATAATAACGTTGTCAGGATCGATATAATGCAAGTGAAATATAGGGTTTTGCAG GTGGATGAGAGAACCAAAACCCTCCGGATCGCACGAGACGATTATTTCGAAGGAATCTGCCCCGAAGACCATTTGAAGAACACGACCCTAGATCCAAATCTCTTTGAAATCAGTAATGGCTACGTGAATCTAACACTGCTTTATGGGTGTCATTCATCTCTTTTGGTGGTTCCTTCACACTTGAGATTTGGGTGTCCCATCCATGGAGATGGGTTCGTGAAGCTTGGGGAAGAAATGGGGCTGTGGGGCTGCAAGGCCAGCGTGGTTGTTCCTGTTCGTGGCGATGAGGGGATTTTGGTTGGAGTTTTGAAGATGGAAGAAGCCATTAGAGAAGGGTTTGAGCTAAAATGGAAGGTGGACGATGGTGGTTGTGGTAGTGACTGTACGGATTCCGGTGGCTTTTGTGGTTATGATTTGAAGCTCCGCCGTGGGGTATGTTTGTGCGAGAGTggtttctcttcttctccagTAGAAGTTTGCCGAAGGGATGGTGGCGTCGCCACCCACGATTCGTCTGCTTTTGCGGCCAACTCAG GTGAGAATCGATCTAATAAAACAAGCCTGATAGTAG GCCTTTCTATTGGAGGGGCAACTGTATTAGGCCTATGCTTAGGATGCTTTGTTTTCTGCACTACACAACGCAATAAAAAACGTGTTATGAAGTTGAAAAGCAAAGATCTTCCTTCACCTCCTTCAAGTGGAGGCATTCCGACTCCCTCAACTTTTCGCTCTAGTAGTATTCCTTCCTATCCTTATTCAAGATCTAATATAGAGAACGGAAGCTCTTACTTTGGAGCTCAAGTCTTTACTTATGCCGAACTTGAGGAAGCAACTCATAATTTTGACCGTTCAAGAGAGCTTGGAGATGGAGGTTATGGTACTGTCTACTTTG GAACTCTCAAGGATGGAAGGACAGTCGCAGTAAAGCGGCTATACGAGAATAATTACAAACGTGTTCAGCAGTTCACAAATGAAGTTGAGATTCTCTCAAAATTGCAACATCCTAATCTCGTGAAGCTTTACGGATGCACATCGAGACAAAGCCAGGGACTCCTCCTTGTATACGAGTACATTTCTAATGGAACAGTGGCTGACCATCTTCATGGAAAACAAGCAAATTCAGGTCTCCTCACTTGGTCTGTTAGGCTCAAGATTGCCATAGAAACAGCTAATGCACTGGCATACCTCCATCGAAAAGATATCATTCATCGCGATGTCAAAACCAATAACATTCTTCTAGACAACAACTTCAAAGTAAAAGTGGCTGATTTCGGCCTCTCACGGTTATTTCCCATCAACGTTACTCACGTTTCAACTGCTCCACAAGGAACACCAGGCTATGTTGATCCTGAGTACTATCAGTGCTACCAACTTACCGACAAGAGCGATGTTTATAGCTTTGGAGTGGTTTTGGTCGAGCTTATATCGTCACTGCAGGCAGTTGACGTCAACAGGAACAGAGACGATATCAATTTGTCTAATATGGCTATCAATAGAATTCACAATCAAGCATTGGCTGATTTAGTTGATCCAGATCTTGGGTTTGAGAGGGATTATGCAGTAAGGTCGATGATAAAGTCAGTGGCCGAGTTGGCTTATCGATGTCTTCAACAAACGAGAGATGCGCGACCTTCAATGGATGAAGTGGTGGAAGCTCTTAGAGAATTAGAGAATGAAGAAGTGGCTGCTCGTAAAGCAGAAGTGCTAGTAGATTTAGGTTCTGATAATGTGAGGCTTTTAAGAAATACATCATCTCCGCAATCACCAGAATCTGGACCAGTGACAGATAAATGG ATGAAGGTCTTGAACAGAACAACTTAA
- the LOC101205225 gene encoding LEAF RUST 10 DISEASE-RESISTANCE LOCUS RECEPTOR-LIKE PROTEIN KINASE-like 1.3 isoform X2: MDSPISSFLLLFAFSLPFVFGNPLDLYSSCSNLFNCGNITNVGFPFWGVGRPPDCGYPALQLACEGSNTTIVIMEIKYQILKYSFQNNFQTLTIARTDYMGTLCPKKFINTTIDYNLFNEIPTYRNITLLYCSSSTVAGQFSCPGYNAGFIQVSPMEFIPCNVNVIVPVSMNFFPPVSDVVNSTEVLKAFNEGFEVRLKEDGGRCRICEQSQGVCGYDLSSNRTTCYCRVGDSIDNGACRNLQAGGAPSSPPGENRSNKTSLIVGLSIGGATVLGLCLGCFVFCTTQRNKKRVMKLKSKDLPSPPSSGGIPTPSTFRSSSIPSYPYSRSNIENGSSYFGAQVFTYAELEEATHNFDRSRELGDGGYGTVYFGTLKDGRTVAVKRLYENNYKRVQQFTNEVEILSKLQHPNLVKLYGCTSRQSQGLLLVYEYISNGTVADHLHGKQANSGLLTWSVRLKIAIETANALAYLHRKDIIHRDVKTNNILLDNNFKVKVADFGLSRLFPINVTHVSTAPQGTPGYVDPEYYQCYQLTDKSDVYSFGVVLVELISSLQAVDVNRNRDDINLSNMAINRIHNQALADLVDPDLGFERDYAVRSMIKSVAELAYRCLQQTRDARPSMDEVVEALRELENEEVAARKAEVLVDLGSDNVRLLRNTSSPQSPESGPVTDKWMKVLNRTT; this comes from the exons ATGGATTCCCCAATTTCCTCATTCCTTCTTTTATTTGCCTTTTCCCTTCCCTTCGTCTTTGGAAACCCCTTAGATTTATACAGCTCCTGCAGCAACCTCTTCAACTGCGGCAATATCACCAACGTCGGCTTCCCCTTCTGGGGCGTCGGAAGGCCTCCCGACTGCGGCTATCCGGCACTCCAATTGGCCTGCGAAGGTAGTAATACGACGATCGTTATTATGGAAATTAAATATCAGATTCTCAAATACAGCTTCCAAAATAACTTCCAAACGCTCACCATCGCCAGAACCGATTATATGGGTACGCTCTGCCCTAAGAAATTCATCAACACCACAATCGATTACAATCTCTTCAATGAAATTCCTACTTATCGCAATATTACTTTGCTCTACTGCTCCTCTTCTACCGTCGCCGGGCAATTTAGCTGTCCTGGATATAACGCCGGCTTCATTCAGGTGAGCCCCATGGAATTTATTCCCTGCAATGTGAACGTGATCGTGCCGGTTTCTATGAATTTCTTCCCGCCGGTGAGCGATGTTGTGAACTCAACTGAGGTATTGAAGGCCTTTAACGAGGGATTTGAGGTGAGATTGAAGGAGGACGGCGGTAGATGTAGAATTTGTGAGCAGTCGCAGGGGGTTTGCGGCTACGATTTGAGTTCGAATCGGACGACTTGCTATTGTCGAGTGGGCGATTCTATTGACAACGGAGCTTGTAGGAATCTTCAGGCCGGTGGAGCTCCGTCATCTCCTCCGG GTGAGAATCGATCTAATAAAACAAGCCTGATAGTAG GCCTTTCTATTGGAGGGGCAACTGTATTAGGCCTATGCTTAGGATGCTTTGTTTTCTGCACTACACAACGCAATAAAAAACGTGTTATGAAGTTGAAAAGCAAAGATCTTCCTTCACCTCCTTCAAGTGGAGGCATTCCGACTCCCTCAACTTTTCGCTCTAGTAGTATTCCTTCCTATCCTTATTCAAGATCTAATATAGAGAACGGAAGCTCTTACTTTGGAGCTCAAGTCTTTACTTATGCCGAACTTGAGGAAGCAACTCATAATTTTGACCGTTCAAGAGAGCTTGGAGATGGAGGTTATGGTACTGTCTACTTTG GAACTCTCAAGGATGGAAGGACAGTCGCAGTAAAGCGGCTATACGAGAATAATTACAAACGTGTTCAGCAGTTCACAAATGAAGTTGAGATTCTCTCAAAATTGCAACATCCTAATCTCGTGAAGCTTTACGGATGCACATCGAGACAAAGCCAGGGACTCCTCCTTGTATACGAGTACATTTCTAATGGAACAGTGGCTGACCATCTTCATGGAAAACAAGCAAATTCAGGTCTCCTCACTTGGTCTGTTAGGCTCAAGATTGCCATAGAAACAGCTAATGCACTGGCATACCTCCATCGAAAAGATATCATTCATCGCGATGTCAAAACCAATAACATTCTTCTAGACAACAACTTCAAAGTAAAAGTGGCTGATTTCGGCCTCTCACGGTTATTTCCCATCAACGTTACTCACGTTTCAACTGCTCCACAAGGAACACCAGGCTATGTTGATCCTGAGTACTATCAGTGCTACCAACTTACCGACAAGAGCGATGTTTATAGCTTTGGAGTGGTTTTGGTCGAGCTTATATCGTCACTGCAGGCAGTTGACGTCAACAGGAACAGAGACGATATCAATTTGTCTAATATGGCTATCAATAGAATTCACAATCAAGCATTGGCTGATTTAGTTGATCCAGATCTTGGGTTTGAGAGGGATTATGCAGTAAGGTCGATGATAAAGTCAGTGGCCGAGTTGGCTTATCGATGTCTTCAACAAACGAGAGATGCGCGACCTTCAATGGATGAAGTGGTGGAAGCTCTTAGAGAATTAGAGAATGAAGAAGTGGCTGCTCGTAAAGCAGAAGTGCTAGTAGATTTAGGTTCTGATAATGTGAGGCTTTTAAGAAATACATCATCTCCGCAATCACCAGAATCTGGACCAGTGACAGATAAATGG ATGAAGGTCTTGAACAGAACAACTTAA